Proteins from a genomic interval of Rhodothermus marinus:
- a CDS encoding HIT family protein, whose protein sequence is MKQLWSPWRSQHIERVVEQPLSRPGEPSLFVRLAAENRDEENLILWRGQYVFVIMNLYPYNNGHLMIVPYRQVADYEALTPEEQCEMAQTVARCIRWLKYALKPDGFNVGMNIGKVAGAGIPDHVHLHVVPRWEGDTNFMPTLAETKVIPEALRDTYRKLRAAIEALESDHEAPATTS, encoded by the coding sequence ATGAAGCAGCTGTGGAGTCCCTGGCGTTCGCAGCACATCGAACGTGTGGTCGAGCAGCCGCTCAGCCGGCCGGGCGAGCCCTCGCTGTTCGTGCGCCTGGCCGCCGAGAACCGCGATGAGGAAAACCTGATCCTCTGGCGCGGCCAGTATGTTTTTGTTATCATGAATCTGTATCCTTACAATAACGGCCACCTGATGATCGTGCCCTACCGTCAGGTGGCCGACTACGAAGCGCTGACGCCTGAGGAGCAGTGTGAAATGGCCCAGACCGTCGCCCGCTGCATTCGCTGGCTCAAGTATGCGTTGAAGCCCGACGGCTTCAACGTGGGCATGAACATCGGAAAAGTGGCCGGCGCCGGCATCCCGGACCACGTGCACCTGCACGTGGTGCCCCGCTGGGAAGGCGATACGAATTTCATGCCCACACTGGCCGAAACGAAGGTGATTCCCGAGGCGCTCCGCGACACCTACCGCAAGCTCCGGGCGGCCATCGAAGCGCTGGAGTCTGACCACGAGGCCCCTGCCACCACCTCCTGA
- a CDS encoding lysylphosphatidylglycerol synthase transmembrane domain-containing protein: MSLPPQAPSPNGRAPSPWRARLLGSVALSLVVLGVVTYFTFDWKAFVEALNEVNPLLLTLGIGTLGLRVLFGAWRLHYVSHRHLTLRAAARCQLVWDFSSNVTPSAIGGGPFAALFIARDQRLPLGEATAILLFAILLDQLFFAFTIVLILVALPFMPVLPSAMGTVGGGTFVLYLGLGLGWVAFFAYTTFFRPELIERLARRILRFRRLRRFRERVIQELLSLQERTQLIRSQPPDFFLKGFLLTTAAWISRHLLLVFLVWSVYPEADAVLVFMRTLAMTLGSVVMPTPGGSGGVEGLYVLFIGPLMPRHFVAPTLLLWRLLSYYVFIAIGLFLTGQHMQRSLRRRRQLRPAPEPAEES; the protein is encoded by the coding sequence ATGTCGCTCCCCCCACAGGCTCCCTCCCCGAACGGCCGGGCGCCCTCGCCCTGGCGGGCCCGTCTGCTGGGTTCGGTGGCATTGAGCCTGGTGGTGCTGGGCGTCGTCACCTATTTTACGTTTGACTGGAAGGCCTTTGTCGAGGCGCTCAACGAGGTCAATCCGCTGCTGCTGACGCTGGGCATCGGGACGCTGGGTCTGCGCGTGCTCTTTGGCGCCTGGCGGCTGCACTACGTCTCACACCGGCACCTGACGCTCCGGGCGGCCGCCCGCTGCCAGCTCGTGTGGGACTTTTCGTCGAACGTGACGCCTTCGGCCATCGGCGGCGGCCCGTTCGCCGCGCTGTTCATCGCCCGGGATCAGCGCCTGCCCCTCGGCGAAGCCACTGCCATTCTGCTGTTCGCCATCCTGCTCGATCAGCTTTTCTTTGCCTTCACCATCGTGCTGATCCTCGTGGCCCTGCCTTTCATGCCCGTCCTGCCCTCGGCCATGGGCACGGTGGGCGGCGGCACGTTCGTGCTCTACCTGGGCCTCGGGCTGGGCTGGGTGGCCTTTTTCGCCTACACCACATTTTTCCGGCCGGAGCTGATCGAACGCCTGGCCCGACGTATCCTTCGCTTCCGACGGCTGCGTCGGTTCCGTGAGCGCGTCATCCAGGAGCTGCTCAGCCTGCAGGAACGCACGCAGCTCATCCGCTCCCAGCCGCCCGATTTCTTCCTAAAGGGCTTCCTGCTGACCACGGCGGCCTGGATCAGCCGTCATCTGCTGCTCGTTTTTCTGGTGTGGAGCGTCTATCCCGAGGCCGACGCCGTGCTTGTCTTCATGCGCACGCTGGCCATGACGCTGGGGTCGGTCGTGATGCCCACGCCGGGCGGCTCCGGTGGCGTCGAAGGGCTCTACGTGCTGTTCATCGGCCCGCTCATGCCCCGTCACTTCGTGGCGCCCACGCTGCTGCTCTGGCGCCTGCTCAGCTACTACGTGTTCATCGCGATCGGACTGTTCCTGACAGGCCAGCACATGCAGCGGAGCCTGCGTCGGCGTCGCCAGTTGCGTCCGGCACCGGAACCCGCCGAAGAGTCATGA